The genomic stretch CTCCCCCGTCCCCTCCGCCCAGGCCAAAGGCTGGAATTGGCCATCGAGTTTCGCACCCGACTGCCCCGCGTCTACGCCCGCTCCGGCACGGCGGGGCCCTTCGTCATGGCCGGTCAGTGGTACCCCAAGCTGGCCGCCTTTGAGCGCTACGGGCAGCGAGGCCGGACCCGGGAAGGGTTCAACCTGCACCAGTTCCACGCCAACAGCGAGTTTTACGCCAACTTCGCCAACTACGACGTGCAGATCACCCTGCCGAAAGGGTACACCGTAGGCGCTACCGGTCAGGAGACGGCGCCGCCAGTGGTGCAGGATGGCCTCCAGACCGTCCGCTTCGGCCAGGCCTGGGTCCACGACTTCGCCTGGTCTGCCGATCCGCGTTTTCGCCTCTTCACCCGCACCGTCACGCCCCAAGGCGGCCGGCCGGTGGAGATTCGCCTCTATTGCCAAAAGGATCATGTCCATACGGCCGATCGACAACTGGACGCCGTCGCCGCCGCCCTGGAGGGTTTGGCCGCCTACGGCCCCTACCCCTATGCCGTTTTGACGGTGATCGACCCACCCGCTGACGCTCCCGGCGCCGGCGGGATGGAGTATCCCACCCTGATCACCGGCGGCACGCCGAGCTTCCCCGGCGAACGTTCCGCTGAACCGGACCGCCTGCTGATCCACGAAGCGGCCCACCAGTATTGGTACGGCTTGGTAGCAAGCAACGAGTTTGAGGAGGCCTGGCTCGACGAGGGATTGACCACCTACACCGAAGGCAAGATCCTGGAACGTTACAAGGCGGACACGCGCATCCCGGTTCGCTTTTTCGGCTTCCCCCTATTGTACTCACCTTTGCGGGACGGCTGTCCGGGGCTCTTTCGCGCCGCCCTCGGCCCCTGGGTTCCCGATCCGATCCGGCTGGACTCCTGGAAATTCGCCTCCGAACAGTCCTACGCCGTCTCCGTCTACAACCGCGCCGCCCTCGCCCTTTATTCGCTGGAGCGGCTGATCGGCGAAGAGAAGATGCAGGCGATCCTGTCGACCTACTGCAGCCGCTGGTCCTTCCGCCACCCCGGGACGGAGGACTTCCTGCGCATCGTCGCCGAAAAGGCGGGCGATCGGGCAGCCAAACTGTTTCAACAATGGCTGTCTACCCCAGGCGCCCTCGACTACGCCGTCGGTTCCGTCCGAATGGCGAAGGGCCCCGACGGCCCCGTCTGGACGATCCGCATCGACCGCCGGGGCGAACTGGGTGCGCCTGTAGAAGTGGCGGTCATCGGAAAAGACGGTCAGAGGCAGCAGTTTTTCTGGGATGACGGAGAGCGGTACAAGGAGTTTACCCTGCCTGGCACAGCACCGGAGGCGGTGGTAGTCGACCCTGGGGAGAAACTGGCCTTGGACATCAACCGGTTAAACAATTTCTGGGCAAAAGAACAAAACAACGCAGCGGCGTTGCGATGGTCGCTCTTCGTGGCGGCTGTTTGTCAAGGGTTGATGGCGGTGGGGTTATAAGGGGCGTGATTCACGGCTGATTATTTTTCCTCTTTTTCAAAGTCCTTTCTGAAGGATGCCTTGAGTGCCGCCTGCTTTTTGCTCCTGCCCAGTAATATCACCCCAACCGTAAAAACAGCAGGCACCAGCCATCCCAGAACCGGCGTGCCGGCGATACCACCTTTTAAGTACGGCTCATGGGTTACCATCGAACCGGCCGTCCAAGCGATGACACCGGCGCCAAGATATAGGATGATCGGAAACCGTTCCACCAACCGAATAAAGAGGGTGCTGCCCCATACGACAATGGGCACACTGATCAATAGTCCCAGAACAACGAGAAGGAAACTGCCGTGGGCAGCGCCTGCGACAGCGAGCACATTGTCGATGCCCATAACAGCATCAGCGATGACGATCGTTCGGATCGCTGCCATTACATTTTTTTCCGGCTTGATGTCATGCTCTTTTTCTTCGACGATCAGCTTATAGGCGATCCAAAGCAACAGCAAGCCCCCTATGAAGAGCAAGCCGGGGATTTTCAACAGCCCTACGACGGCTACCGTAGCGATCGCGCGTATGATTATCGCCCCTACTGTCCCCCAAATGATAGCCTTTCGTTGATGTTCCCTCGGAAGGTTTCTTGCCGCCAACCCAATCACGATAGCGTTATCCCCCGCAAGGACTAAATCGATGGCGACAATGGCAAGCAATGAGCTGACAAAAGCCGGTGTGATAAATTCCAAACCACACGCCTCCTTTACGCTTATGGTGCTTATCTGTTCGAGAAAGAATGATTTGAATATCATTCCAATCTTTTTTGCTGAGGCGGACCTGCTTTTGGCACGAAAGCAAGACCGAAACCCCGGAATGATCAAGAGTGTGCCCGATGCTAGGCACACTCTTTGTTCCAGACCAGAACCGTGAGCGGGGTCTTTCTCAGAACAAGTTTTCCACAGGCCAGTCCTTTACCTCTTTAAGTGGCTATCATCACCAAACTGCCTTCTAAGATGCTGCTTGAAGGCCTCTTCAAAGAGCTTGTTCATTTCCACGGCGTCATTGTAGGAATCCCAGATGCCAAACACGTAAATGGACGGAAAAAACATCAGCCAATGATAGTCCAACAGATTGCCGATCGCTTCCATTCGACCGGTAAATGTATAGATGACTGCCTGTGGAAAATGGGAGAGGTAAATGATGGTCACCAGCCATAATGAGAGGATGACGCCCTTTACCGTCTTCATGTTATAGATGTGACCAAACCCGACGAACAGGGCGGACCAACCGGCCGCAACCCAGGGATTTTTATGACTTAAATAATTGACTCCCACGATGGAATAGTTGGTAAACTTAAGCTGTCGTTTTTTCTGTTTTCGCTCCAGATCGACAAGCGTATTTAACTCAACGCTCATGCGATACCCGTCAAAGATTGCAAAACAAAAAACGGAGACGTAAACCAGCGCCCAACCTTCATCGATGACGTCCTGTGCGGCCTGAAACCTCCCGGTAAAGGTATACAGAATGGCCATATTCACGTTCGCCTTTAAGTTGACATAGCTTTCCCAGGTCATGAGGATCAGGCCCTTAAAATACTCACCCATCCATAGATGCCCCAGACCGGGCAACGCCGCCGACCACCAGGCAGCCATCCAAGGGTTTTTTTTATGAAAGATCCCTAGGGAGATGCCGGCCATCTGCATTCGCTTGATGCGAAACTGGCTCATGGTTTATCCTCCAGCGCACTTTGCCCTTAGAATAGCCATGTTTTTTTCGTTTATACTAAATAAGGTGATCCTATGCGGTTGATCTACGGGTTGTTCAAAACGACCCTGAAGACAGAGTTAGGGATTTATGCGCTGTTGGAAAAAGGGTTTCACCGAGAAAAAGTGCGCGTCGTTCCCCTCGACGCCACGGTGAGCGCAACCTCTCAGGTGATCGATTCGATGTATAAATCAGACGGACTCAGTTTGTTCGACGGAATGGCCCTGTCTGCCTCGATCGGCATGTTGTTCGGCGTCATTTTCGGCTCTGTCCTGTATGTTGGACCCATCGCCCTCGGGATCATCGGATTTTTTCTGGGAGCAGGTATCGGCTATTGGGTAGACCAAAAGATGAGCAAAGACTTGCATCACAATGTTCCCGGCCCTTCCGGAGAGATTATCGTCTCAGTGGAATGTGATACAGAGGAGGAGCAGGAAACGGCCGAAGCGATTTTCAGAGAGTATCAAGCGGTTGCCTTGGGCGTTTTCCCACCATCAACCACGAGGATTGGTTGATGAAGGCTCTTTGCGGTCTGTCCGATTTGGAGAAGCCATAGGATGTGATCAGGAGGTGATGATCCTGGCGCACCTATGGTTCATCTTCCGATCGGGAATTAGACTGTCTCTATCCCTTTGGCCTGTCGCCCTTCTAACATGGCTGTTTCAGGCACTTTTACTGATCCCCTTGCTGATTCCCCTTTTCTCCTATCTGTCCCATGCCCTGCCGCCGCTGGCGGCCTTATCCGTACCCGGCGAACCGTCTGCTGCCGGCGTCTCCACCGCACTTTCGCTCGTCGCAGGAAGCCACCCCCGCGATTGGGATGCCATGCAGATCTCTCTCTACTATGATCTGCTGTTTCCCTTCTCGTCGACAGCCGCCGGGAAGCTCTGGCAAAACCTGCAATGGATACCCTTCCTGCTTTTTGCCCTTCTCCGTCCCTTCTGGCAAGCCGGCGTCTGGTCTTCCCTTCGTCACCGCCTCGTCTTTCCTCGTCACCGAAAGGG from Heliomicrobium modesticaldum Ice1 encodes the following:
- a CDS encoding M1 family metallopeptidase, which gives rise to MVARPRVPYFSFLSITLFLAITLSVIGLFPIGFFPIGLFQLELLAPISLPAAYAEKPPLPASAPPLDYRIQCRYFPERTTIVGRVDLTWPFPGAQPLEQLALHLYPNAFRPGSTFRKESSGKHRGYTAGQGDDGEMEVTRITANYDGESIDVTKSLRYIQPDDNNLNDKTLAAVDLPRPLRPGQRLELAIEFRTRLPRVYARSGTAGPFVMAGQWYPKLAAFERYGQRGRTREGFNLHQFHANSEFYANFANYDVQITLPKGYTVGATGQETAPPVVQDGLQTVRFGQAWVHDFAWSADPRFRLFTRTVTPQGGRPVEIRLYCQKDHVHTADRQLDAVAAALEGLAAYGPYPYAVLTVIDPPADAPGAGGMEYPTLITGGTPSFPGERSAEPDRLLIHEAAHQYWYGLVASNEFEEAWLDEGLTTYTEGKILERYKADTRIPVRFFGFPLLYSPLRDGCPGLFRAALGPWVPDPIRLDSWKFASEQSYAVSVYNRAALALYSLERLIGEEKMQAILSTYCSRWSFRHPGTEDFLRIVAEKAGDRAAKLFQQWLSTPGALDYAVGSVRMAKGPDGPVWTIRIDRRGELGAPVEVAVIGKDGQRQQFFWDDGERYKEFTLPGTAPEAVVVDPGEKLALDINRLNNFWAKEQNNAAALRWSLFVAAVCQGLMAVGL
- a CDS encoding TerC family protein translates to MEFITPAFVSSLLAIVAIDLVLAGDNAIVIGLAARNLPREHQRKAIIWGTVGAIIIRAIATVAVVGLLKIPGLLFIGGLLLLWIAYKLIVEEKEHDIKPEKNVMAAIRTIVIADAVMGIDNVLAVAGAAHGSFLLVVLGLLISVPIVVWGSTLFIRLVERFPIILYLGAGVIAWTAGSMVTHEPYLKGGIAGTPVLGWLVPAVFTVGVILLGRSKKQAALKASFRKDFEKEEK